Proteins encoded in a region of the Drosophila busckii strain San Diego stock center, stock number 13000-0081.31 chromosome 2L, ASM1175060v1, whole genome shotgun sequence genome:
- the LOC108599993 gene encoding NADH dehydrogenase [ubiquinone] 1 beta subcomplex subunit 10 produces MPEPRSPMASFAQSVQNTIDGPITWFRETIVEPNQQKYNWYHQRFNRVPTIDQCYTDDAVCRFEADQQFRRDRMVDNEILNILRQRFEDCMLYEAPDHMVKCRPLLDTYEKATENWFIKYGDLGGYANAKTAYMKQKHRLIWERRHGPVGSGMKDEDKLGH; encoded by the exons ATGCCGGAGCCGCGCAGTCCAATGGCCAGCTTCGCACAATCTGTGCAAAATACTATTGATGGACCAATAACCTGGTTCCGTG aGACAATTGTGGAACCGaatcaacaaaaatacaacTGGTACCATCAGCGTTTCAACCGTGTGCCGACAATCGACCAATGCTATACGGACGATGCTGTCTGCCGTTTCGAGGCCGATCAACAATTCCGCCGTGATCGCATGGTGgacaatgaaattttaaacatattgcGTCAACGTTTTGAGGATTGCATGCTCTACGAGGCACCCGATCATATGGTCAAGTGCCGTCCCTTGTTGGATACGTACGAGAAGGCCACGGAGAATTGGTTTATCAAGT atgGTGACTTGGGTGGTTATGCCAATGCCAAGACTGCGTATATGAAGCAAAAGCATCGTCTGATTTGGGAACGTCGCCATGGACCTGTGGGCAGCGGCATGAAGGATGAAGATAAGTTGGGTCATTAG
- the LOC108600002 gene encoding ATP-dependent DNA helicase PIF1: protein MDLNDAVLTCAVNIHWTNAVGEVGRKLAYRTATLRLVRNDLREMFVEVTPEKLKPLKFKLKDMMVHKKFMSEGKATFNFKAEQCALYLSNAPPGTLMLFLRTIFVKMNGSEGEQQETPSALQKKIREHMLSGKPSSFEEISPVTTAEMILARKKAGLLSRGSTTTPSPAAAKKRRYDELKSTEDKSAVPAAKKLYQADTEDSLRLSEEQMEVLRACTAGKNVFFTGSAGTGKSFLLRKIISALPPDGTVATASTGVAACLIGGTTLHAFAGIGGGDATMARCLELSSRPMSARTWRNCKRLIIDEISMVDGQFFEKIEAVARHIRRNERPFGGIQLILCGDFLQLPPVIKSEVDAKQRFCFQSNVWESCIQCVFELKQVHRQSDPEFVKILNHLRIGHVNDGIAARLVSTSKQKIEGNGILATQLCSHTKDAASINESKLENLSGDKVLFRAEDSDAGMSKQLDQQVQAPSQLYLKLNAQVMLLKNINIANGLVNGARGVVVRLEQGLPIVRFKNNQEYACKHEKWIIKTATGGILTRRQVPLKLAWAFSIHKSQGLTLDCVEMSLSKVFEAGQAYVALSRAKSLNSVRILDFDAKQVWANPQVLQFYKGFRRRLIDTTMIPLGPKNRDKKPGEGKSNSALAKLKKSLMNKPLVSIS from the exons atggATCTCAACGATGCCGTGCTAACATGTGCGGTGAATATACATTGGACAAATGCCGTGGGCGAGGTGGGACGCAAGTTGGCATACAGAACGGCAACATTGCGTCTGGTGCGGAACGATCTGCGTGAAATGTTTGTGGAGGTGACGCCCGAAAAACTAAAGCCACTGAAGTTCAAGCTGAAGGACATGATGGTGCACAAGAAGTTCATGTCGGAGGGTAAGGCAACGTTTAACTTCAAGGCAGAGCAGTGTGCATTGTATCTGTCCAATGCGCCACCCGGCACCTTGATGTTATTTCTGCGCACCATCTTTGTGAAAATGAATGGCAGTGAGGGTGAGCAGCAGGAGACGCCTTCGGCGCTGCAGAAGAAAATACGCGAGCATATGCTCTCTGGTAAGCCCAGCAGCTTTGAGGAGATCTCACCTGTGACCACCGCCGAGATGATTTTGGCGCGCAAAAAGGCGGGACTGCTGTCACGTGGCAGCACCACTACGCCCTCGCCGGCGGCGGCCAAAAAGCGACGCTATGACGAGCTCAAGTCAACGGAGGATAAGAGCGCAGTGCCAGCAGCTAAGAAACTCTACCAAGCTGACACTGAGGACTCACTGCGTCTGAGCGAGGAGCAAATGGAGGTGCTGCGCGCTTGCACCGCAGGCAAGAATGTTTTCTTTACCGGATCTGCCGGCacaggcaaaagttttttgctgCGCAAGATTATCTCTGCGCTGCCACCGGATGGCACCGTGGCGACGGCTTCAACAGGCGTGGCAGCGTGTCTTATAGGCGGCACTACTTTACATGCCTTTGCAGGCATTGGCGGTGGAGATGCTACAATGGCACGCTGCCTGGAGCTATCTTCGCGTCCAATGAGTGCGCGCACCTGGCGCAATTGCAAGCGTCTGATTATTGACGAAATCTCCATGGTGGATGGACAGTTTTTTGAG AAAATCGAAGCTGTGGCACGTCATATTAGACGCAATGAACGTCCCTTTGGTGGCATTCAACTCATACTCTGCGGCGACTTTCTGCAGCTGCCACCTGTGATCAAAAGTGAAGTCGATGCCAAGCAGCGTTTCTGCTTTCAGTCGAATGTCTGGGAGAGCTGCATACAGTGTGTGTTTGAGCTGAAGCAAGTGCATCGCCAATCGGATCCAGAGTTTGTTAAAATACTCAATCATTTGCGCATAGGACATGTGAATGATGGCATTGCCGCACGCCTGGTGTCCACGTCAAAGCAAAAGATTGAAGGCAATGGCATTTTGGCAACGCAGCTGTGTTCGCATACTAAAGATGCCGCTTCTATAAATGAATCCAAGCTGGAGAATTTGAGTGGCGACAAGGTGCTGTTTCGTGCTGAGGATTCGGATGCTGGCATGAGCAAGCAGTTGGATCAGCAAGTGCAAGCGCCATCGCAGCTTTATCTGAAGCTCAATGCGCAGGTTATGCTGCTCAAGAATATCAACATAGCCAATGGACTGGTGAATGGCGCACGTGGTGTCGTGGTGCGCCTGGAGCAGGGTTTGCCCATTGTGCGCTTTAAAAACAATCAGGAGTACGCTTGCAAGCATGAGAAGTGGATCATCAAAACTGCTACGGGTGGCATTCTAACGCGCCGTCAAGTGCCTTTGAAGCTCGCCTGGGCTTTCTCCATACACAAAAGTCAAGGATTAACTTTGGACTGCGTGGAAATGTCGCTGTCTAAAGTATTTGAAGCTGGCCAGGCTTATGTTGCTTTATCACGCGCCAAGTCGCTGAACTCTGTGCGCATTTTGGACTTTGATGCCAAGCAGGTCTGGGCCAATCCGCAGGTGCTGCAATTCTACAAAGGCTTCAGGCGTCGTCTGATAGACACCACGATGATACCTTTGGGTCCCAAGAATAGGGACAAAAAGCCTGGCGAgggcaaaagcaacagcgccTTGGCCAAGCTGAAGAAGAGTCTGATGAACAAACCGCTTGTCTCgataagttaa
- the LOC108602688 gene encoding eukaryotic translation initiation factor 4E-binding protein 3-like — translation MSASPTARQAIAMTKTKKIIVSDPMQMPEVYSSTPGGTIYSTTPGGTKLIYERAFMKNLRASPLSQTPPNNIPSCLMRGTPRTPFRKCVPVPTDLVKQTSSLKIEEQEQFQLEL, via the exons atgTCTGCTTCACCTACTGCACGTCAAGCCATAGCCATGACTAAGACCAAGAAGATAATTGTCTCGGATCCCATGCAAATGCCTGAGGTGTACTCATCAACGCCCGGTGGTACTATCTACTCCACAACACCTGGCG gcACCAAGCTTATCTATGAACGTGCTTTCATGAAGAATCTGCGCGCCTCCCCGCTTAGCCAAACGCCACCCAACAATATCCCCAGCTGCCTAATGCGTGGCACTCCCCGCACTCCTTTCCGCAAATGTGTTCCCGTGCCCACGGATCTGGTGAAGCAAACCTCTTCACTGAAAATTGAAGAACAGGAACAATTCCAGCTGGAACTGTAA
- the LOC108602711 gene encoding eukaryotic translation initiation factor 4E-binding protein 3-like, translating into MSASPTARQAINHALPMAMAKTKKIVVTDPIQMPEVYSSTPGGTIYSTTPGGTKLIYERAFMKNLRASPLSQTPPNIPSCLMRGTPRTPFRKCVPVPTDLVKQTSSLKIEEQEQFQLEL; encoded by the exons ATGTCTGCATCACCAACTGCGCGTCAGGCCATCAATCATGCGCTGCCAATGGCCATGgccaaaacaaagaaaattgtaGTAACAGATCCCATACAAATGCCTGAAGTTTACTCATCTACACCTGGCGGCACCATATACTCCACCACACCTGGCG gcACCAAGCTTATCTATGAACGAGCATTCATGAAGAATCTGCGCGCCTCCCCGCTCAGCCAAACGCCACCCAATATTCCCAGCTGCCTAATGCGTGGCACTCCCCGCACTCCGTTCCGCAAATGTGTTCCCGTGCCCACGGATCTGGTGAAGCAAACCTCTTCACTGAAAATCGAAGAACAAGAACAGTTCCAACTGGAGCTGTAA